The following DNA comes from Mugil cephalus isolate CIBA_MC_2020 chromosome 6, CIBA_Mcephalus_1.1, whole genome shotgun sequence.
AGTCATTCTCCTGGCAGATGAGCTGGTAGGGCTTCTCGTTCTCCTCAATTACAGAGTTGTGCACCTCTTCATCTTGATTTTGCAGCTCTGTACGAGAAAGGTGCTCCACGATTCCAGCCCCGAGCGAGTCACCCAGCACATTGGTGGTGGTACGCAAGCGGTCCCttaggaaacaaagaaagaatagtacaaaacagaagaaacgtgtaaagagacacaaagatgAAAAACTAAATTGCATGTGCTACTAAACCACTTGCAAGCCTCCTAATCTGTTGCTCTGCATTATGCATCAATAACCTTTGTAGTAGTGGGACCTCTGGGTTCTCTGAAGCTTTACAATGACATTTAGGCTGGCACAAACCCAGACCAATCCCCATCAAGTTGACATTTAGTGGGAACTCACAAGAACCAATCCACAGCGATGATCAGTGTTATGTCCTCTGTGGGCAGTCCCACCGATGTCAATACGATCACCATGGTAACCAGGCCAGCCTGAGGGATGCCTGCTGCTCCGATGCTGGCAGCAGTTGCTGTGATACTGAGTGGGCGGtgggagggatggagaggaCAGTGAAGACATTTAATGAAGGGAAATAAACAGACAGCACATGTGCACTCCTGCTGAGAGAAGCAGAGTGATGAAGGCACATGAGAAATTTAACACCATATGCTCGATTAACTGTATTACACTATGTGtttatgaataatataacagaaacacatttatatgtTCTCacgaaataaaatataagtatcACAGTATGACCTCTGAGTGTTAAAAGACAATACTGCATAGAAGGGTAATCATAATAATTTATGTATATgatgtaaaattaaaactaatttgAAACTGAAGTAGGATTACCTGATGGTGAGGATCTGACCGAAGTTTAGATCCATGTCATTAACTTGGGCGATAAAGATAGCTGCCACAGCCTCATAAAGAGCGGTGCCGTCCATGTTGATGGTGGCGCCCACAGGAAGGACGAAGCGGGTCACTCGTTTATCCACATGATTGTTTTCTTCCAGACAACGGAAGGTGATGGGCAGGGTTGCAGAGCTGGAGTGGACAAgtacagacacaaaaacacattaggGTGAACAGAGGTTTGGCTTAATAAACAGATTCATTTCATGTTCTGAAACATCACTGTTTGGTCGGTGGAGGGGATGGGACTCACCTGGAGGAGGTTCCCAGAGCAGTGATGAGCGCCTGCAGCAGCCCACCGATGAAACTGTAAGGGTTCTTCCTAGTCACCAGGAAGTAAAGCAGTGGCAGGACAAAGAGGCCGTGGATGAGGAGACCCACAATGACTGATACGGTGTACATCCCCAGCTGACCGCCCACTTGTGCCACATCCTTCATCTCCACGATCTTCCCTGCGATCAGGAACAGGATGCCCACTGGAGCGTACCTGGGAGGTGAAATGATTCAGATACAAAAAAGAGAGTGTTACATACTGTCTTTagtcaaaattcactagatgttTAATGTTACaaaaacttttacatttttagaagAAATATACCAAAATGTGTGACCTGCCTGTTTTACTCAAGCAGGTCACACATTTcggtatattttttttattctacacTGGAAGTGCATCTGTACTGACCAGATGATGATGGCGACCAGCCTCATGATGGCTTCATTTAAGCAGTCAAAGAAGTCTTTAAGAGGCTGGCCCTGCTGCTTCATGTTGCCAATGACCAGACCGAAGCACATGGAAAAGACTACGAGACCCAGAGCATTAACTCCAGCAGAGGAGCCAGACACAGGAACAGTCTCCTCCATTGTCTCCTACAGCCGTGTGAAAGGGAAAACATGCACAAGTTACAGAAGAAGTTGTTGAATATGTGACAATAGCAAGAATAAAGAGCTTACAGCTGAATATCTAGTTGGAAGCTGGATCGTTTTCCACCCACCTGTATGGTGTGCACCACCCTGCTGAGATTTATATTCAGGTTAGAAGCGGTGACATTAAGAGAGTCTGTGAGGTTCGGGGCCACTGTCACAATCCTGGTATGAACAATCTTCTTGTACATGGTTTTATACTGCAAAAGACATGGAAATCAAACCATTACCATGTGATGTGAAGACAATTAAGCAGTAAATATGATTTCTCACTCACTGTTAGGTGACAATGCTTGTTTTCAAATGGTTAATTGTAAGATGTGTTAGCTAGATTTGGATATCATTGATGATGGAAGCTGTgattttaaatctgtttcttCAAGcttatttattcaaatgtgaGTAAATGAAAATAGCCTCACCTGCTTGAAACAGGCCTCTACCAAATTGGGTGGAAACATGTTCCtgtgataaaaatgaaacaagaccAAGTCAGAGTGGATTACACACTTAAATTCAAAGTAATAAATAGTTTAAAGGTGGAGTAAGCAATTCTAAATTAAATACACTTTTCGTCAAATGCTCTCCCCATGGTCTTCTAGATCTCTGTTTTGCGCATGCTCAGACCAGGCTTAGTAAATCTGGGGCTCGAACCAATCCGCACTGGTTCAGCCAGGGTTCAGGAGCTAGTGTGTTGGCTGTGGAAAAACATATTGTTCTCTCTGCATGTTTTGCAGTAGTCACTATAGCGACCTCTTGTTCTTCCACTACCTAACTAAGTATGGAAACATTAATTGCTGTGTCACTGGTCGCTCTCTTGTTAGTGTTGCCTTTTTAAAGAGACAGATGTGGCTTGAACTATCCGCCATTGCAAAGATAAGCTAACTGTTTACCTGCTGCACCATCACATGTAGTGTACAGATAGGAGGGTGGAAAACATTTCCTCTCATTGTGCAATTATGTATTCTTGGACTAATCTAAAAAAAGAAGTTCCTGAATGAGAAagttcaaaatgcaaaaacgTGCCATGGATATAAGTATTTGCTAACCCAACACACAGTAAATCTGTTTCCT
Coding sequences within:
- the slc1a6 gene encoding excitatory amino acid transporter 4, with product MSEKPPTSASLFLNEDTDKPPLPERGDLRRRLRRAMEKRASNMKDRMNCISRSSVKGFLRRNLFVLFTVAAVVLGVILGFSLRHHNLSLRSIKYFSFPGELLMRMLKMLVLPLIVSSLITGISSLDSKASGKMGIRAVVYYMVTTLIAVFIGIVIVMIIQPGKGSRDSPVANGGNIESIQATDAFLDLIRNMFPPNLVEACFKQYKTMYKKIVHTRIVTVAPNLTDSLNVTASNLNINLSRVVHTIQETMEETVPVSGSSAGVNALGLVVFSMCFGLVIGNMKQQGQPLKDFFDCLNEAIMRLVAIIIWYAPVGILFLIAGKIVEMKDVAQVGGQLGMYTVSVIVGLLIHGLFVLPLLYFLVTRKNPYSFIGGLLQALITALGTSSSSATLPITFRCLEENNHVDKRVTRFVLPVGATINMDGTALYEAVAAIFIAQVNDMDLNFGQILTISITATAASIGAAGIPQAGLVTMVIVLTSVGLPTEDITLIIAVDWFLDRLRTTTNVLGDSLGAGIVEHLSRTELQNQDEEVHNSVIEENEKPYQLICQENDLLNHVNSETTM